The following coding sequences lie in one Flagellimonas eckloniae genomic window:
- a CDS encoding VCBS repeat-containing protein, translating into MKDAINNTKICVFLIGLLICSCEPKDSGPTVFTLLGSEKTSIDFENRLTSSDSLNILDFEYMFNGGGVGVGDINNDGLPDLYFTGNQVSSKLYLNQGGLRFKDITESAKVGTKGWANGVSMADINQDGWLDIYVCKGGPRDTSAEDMSNLVYLNNGDGTFSEKSKDLGISDTGYSIQAVFFDYDKDGDNDMYLLTNALVSFNRNTSRPKMIAGEAASTDRLYRNNGDNTFSNVSDETGIVIEGFGLGVSICDINRDGWADIYVSNDFLTNDILYINNGDGTFSNKIDDYLKHQSYNGMGMNISDINNDGLSDIVVLDMLPQDNKRLKQTVGYFSYDKHMLDTDFGYVPQYIRNTLQLNNGNGSFSEIGQLSGIHSTDWSWSPIIADFDNDGWKDVFITNGYRRDVTNLDFIVYGQQASSFGSPEAIRKDKLEKLQALPEVKLHNYLYKNNGDLTFTDKSIAWGVDIPSYSNGAAYADLDNDGDLDLVVNNIDDKAHIYKNNTISEKSVSKENHFLKCQFKGSNDLSGTEVLVYHGDRTQHQFYAPVRGYLSTMENKLHFGLGNSKKADLLHVKWPNGNCQTLRNIEANQTITLKHENATECKKDNAITPSALFTEVTADLGINYLHKENKYVDFNAQTTLIQMNSRLGPGMAVGDINGDGIEDFYIGGGKGYNGSFFIQDGEGSFTEKVLEGGEEHEDMGSLLLDLDNDSDLDLLLISGGENTLGIDDGYVDRAYMNDGVGNFEENNFFERSHAGSFVKASDFDKDGDLDLFIGGRYVNGSYPLSPKSYLLINEKGKYTDSTQNIFDNDGKFGMLTDAIWTDFDNDQWIDLILVGEYMSPVFYKNNNGKLIDVSTSTGLENTSGWWNSITSGDFDKDGDMDYVLGNLGLNSNYKASPSEPITIYAKDFDSNGSIDPMITCYRQGNEHLIHSRDVLSNQIVAMKGRFRTYEAYANASFDQTFLKEELDDAYTVSATLLTSMYMENLGNGKFQMHPLPLEAQYAPIFGIHVEDFNNDNNLDVLLVGNLFAAEALTGSYDALSGLYLIGNGNGKFIPHKPSESGLKIDGDAKALVQLKSAKGNMIVLASQNSGTVKAYTYKSEKEFIPIEPQHAYALIHMKNGGMYKKEFAYGDSYLSHSTRQLKVDAEKTDYVELFSYTGQIKKIVIRNEK; encoded by the coding sequence ATGAAAGATGCTATCAACAATACTAAAATTTGTGTCTTTTTGATTGGCCTTCTAATCTGTTCCTGTGAACCAAAAGATTCAGGACCTACAGTATTTACGCTGTTGGGTTCTGAAAAAACAAGTATTGATTTTGAAAACAGGTTGACCTCATCGGATTCATTAAATATCCTGGATTTTGAATATATGTTCAATGGCGGTGGTGTTGGAGTTGGAGATATTAATAATGATGGATTACCCGACCTTTATTTTACGGGTAACCAAGTGTCCAGCAAACTATACCTAAACCAAGGAGGGTTAAGATTTAAAGATATAACTGAAAGTGCCAAGGTTGGAACCAAAGGATGGGCCAACGGTGTGTCCATGGCAGATATTAACCAAGATGGGTGGTTAGACATCTATGTTTGCAAAGGTGGCCCACGAGATACAAGTGCTGAAGATATGTCCAATTTGGTTTATCTAAATAATGGTGATGGCACTTTCTCCGAAAAAAGTAAAGACTTAGGTATTTCAGATACTGGTTATAGTATTCAGGCTGTGTTTTTTGATTATGACAAAGACGGTGACAATGATATGTACCTGCTTACGAATGCTTTAGTTTCATTCAACAGAAATACGTCAAGACCAAAAATGATCGCTGGAGAGGCCGCCAGTACCGATAGACTCTACAGAAATAATGGAGACAATACCTTTTCAAATGTTTCCGATGAAACGGGAATAGTAATTGAAGGCTTCGGCCTTGGGGTTTCCATCTGTGATATTAATAGGGATGGTTGGGCAGATATATATGTTTCCAATGATTTTTTGACCAATGACATTCTTTACATCAACAACGGAGATGGTACATTTTCTAATAAGATTGACGACTATTTAAAACATCAGAGTTACAACGGAATGGGCATGAACATCTCTGATATAAACAATGATGGCTTATCTGATATTGTAGTTTTGGATATGTTGCCCCAAGACAACAAACGTCTTAAACAGACCGTAGGTTATTTTAGTTACGATAAACATATGTTGGATACGGACTTTGGATATGTGCCTCAGTACATACGAAACACACTTCAACTAAATAACGGTAATGGATCCTTTAGCGAAATAGGTCAACTTTCAGGTATTCATAGTACTGACTGGAGTTGGTCTCCTATAATTGCAGATTTTGACAATGATGGCTGGAAAGATGTTTTTATAACCAATGGTTATAGAAGGGATGTTACCAATTTAGATTTTATTGTTTATGGTCAACAAGCCTCATCCTTTGGAAGCCCAGAAGCTATCCGTAAAGATAAGTTAGAGAAACTGCAGGCACTTCCTGAGGTTAAACTGCACAACTATCTCTACAAAAACAATGGAGATTTGACATTTACCGATAAATCAATAGCCTGGGGAGTAGATATTCCAAGCTATTCCAATGGTGCTGCTTATGCAGATTTGGACAATGATGGAGATTTGGATTTAGTCGTGAACAATATTGACGATAAGGCACATATTTATAAAAACAACACCATAAGTGAAAAGTCGGTTTCAAAAGAAAACCATTTTTTAAAATGTCAATTCAAGGGGTCAAATGATTTAAGTGGAACAGAAGTTTTGGTTTATCATGGAGATAGAACACAACATCAGTTTTATGCCCCTGTAAGGGGGTACTTGTCCACCATGGAAAACAAGCTTCACTTTGGATTGGGCAACTCCAAAAAAGCTGATTTATTGCATGTAAAATGGCCTAATGGCAATTGCCAGACCCTAAGAAACATAGAAGCCAATCAAACAATAACCTTAAAACATGAAAATGCCACGGAATGTAAAAAAGACAATGCCATAACTCCATCCGCCTTGTTTACTGAAGTCACCGCTGATCTGGGCATAAATTATCTTCACAAAGAAAATAAATATGTGGATTTCAACGCACAGACAACACTTATACAAATGAATTCAAGGTTGGGCCCTGGAATGGCTGTAGGTGATATCAACGGGGATGGAATAGAAGATTTTTATATAGGCGGTGGTAAAGGTTATAATGGCAGCTTTTTCATTCAGGATGGTGAAGGAAGTTTTACTGAAAAAGTATTGGAAGGTGGAGAGGAACATGAAGATATGGGTTCACTTTTATTGGATTTGGATAATGATTCAGATTTAGATTTGTTGTTAATCAGTGGTGGTGAAAATACTTTGGGCATTGATGATGGCTATGTGGATAGGGCATATATGAATGACGGAGTTGGAAACTTTGAAGAGAACAATTTCTTTGAAAGATCTCATGCAGGTTCTTTTGTAAAAGCATCGGACTTTGATAAAGATGGCGACCTAGACCTTTTTATAGGGGGTAGATATGTTAATGGATCCTACCCATTATCCCCAAAGAGTTATCTTTTGATCAATGAGAAAGGAAAGTATACCGATAGTACCCAAAACATTTTTGATAACGATGGAAAGTTTGGTATGCTCACAGATGCGATTTGGACAGACTTTGATAATGATCAGTGGATAGACCTTATTTTGGTTGGAGAATATATGAGCCCTGTTTTTTACAAGAACAACAATGGAAAACTCATTGATGTTTCAACCTCTACGGGATTAGAAAATACCAGTGGTTGGTGGAATAGTATAACATCAGGTGATTTTGACAAAGATGGAGATATGGATTATGTGCTGGGCAATTTGGGATTGAACAGTAATTATAAGGCGAGTCCGTCCGAGCCAATAACCATTTACGCCAAAGACTTTGACTCCAACGGCTCAATTGATCCCATGATAACCTGTTATAGACAAGGTAATGAACACCTAATACACTCTAGAGATGTGCTGAGCAATCAAATTGTTGCAATGAAAGGCCGCTTTAGAACATATGAAGCCTACGCAAATGCCTCTTTTGACCAGACATTCTTAAAAGAAGAGTTAGATGATGCCTATACCGTTAGCGCAACACTGTTAACAAGCATGTACATGGAAAATTTGGGAAATGGAAAATTCCAAATGCATCCCCTGCCCCTTGAAGCGCAATATGCCCCAATATTTGGCATACACGTAGAAGATTTTAATAACGACAATAATTTAGATGTGCTGTTAGTGGGGAACTTATTTGCTGCTGAAGCACTTACCGGTTCTTATGATGCTCTTTCTGGACTTTATTTAATTGGGAATGGGAATGGGAAATTCATCCCGCATAAACCCTCAGAAAGTGGGCTTAAGATTGATGGCGATGCAAAGGCACTGGTACAGCTAAAGTCAGCTAAAGGGAATATGATTGTTTTGGCAAGTCAAAATTCTGGAACTGTAAAGGCATACACATACAAATCAGAAAAAGAATTTATCCCTATTGAGCCACAGCATGCATATGCTCTTATCCACATGAAAAATGGTGGTATGTACAAAAAAGAATTTGCATATGGCGATTCTTACCTGAGCCACTCTACAAGACAATTAAAAGTAGATGCAGAGAAAACAGATTATGTGGAGTTGTTTTCATATACGGGTCAAATCAAAAAGATAGTTATACGTAATGAAAAATAA
- a CDS encoding RagB/SusD family nutrient uptake outer membrane protein: MKIINFISGRFRVYGLSLFTLLLFTECNDLDLQPLDAVIEENFFNTENDFKGATLASYSSMQSLYATTAENLFAVNEWWKLTIMTEDNVTSDPFNIDLLNYSNFRVFPTTTAFPFIYTIVYQGVHRANKVLQKLEDENELTAEEKTQYEAEAKFLRAWFHFQSFKIWGGYAPLSLAVVDDLNNAALPNSTPAETISAILADFQFAADNLPESWDSQNTGRATAWAATAYLGKTHLYNGDLSAAQPFFQDVYDNGPYSLMADYASVFDYDFENNQESIFEIQFASNSDDNGWVLDDFHTENFKASQGYHRGADQDTSNGSLYEPSVDYVNSSDPDDPRLSTNIYREGDTYYGFGFDFVLGDITAETGSTGYLIKKYRGENIAKMAPLNFVVDYNNERIFRFADLILMYAETLIESDPTLATQLINEVRLRSFPAATAVPAGLSTADLTDALRLERRLELAFEGHRYFDLVRWGIAQETFDALDTAEIENTWDTQTANGIFPLPQTEIDRSGGVLSQIDGL; encoded by the coding sequence ATGAAAATTATAAATTTTATTTCAGGGCGGTTTAGGGTTTATGGCTTGTCCCTGTTTACACTGCTTCTTTTTACGGAGTGTAACGACTTGGATTTACAGCCACTGGATGCCGTAATTGAAGAAAACTTTTTTAACACGGAAAATGATTTTAAGGGAGCTACCCTTGCATCCTATTCCTCTATGCAAAGTTTATATGCGACAACTGCAGAAAACTTGTTCGCGGTAAATGAATGGTGGAAACTTACAATAATGACCGAGGATAATGTTACATCAGATCCTTTTAATATTGATTTGTTGAACTATAGCAATTTTCGTGTCTTTCCAACAACGACCGCTTTTCCATTCATTTATACCATTGTATACCAAGGTGTTCATAGAGCAAACAAAGTTCTTCAAAAACTAGAGGATGAGAATGAGCTCACAGCTGAGGAAAAAACACAATATGAGGCTGAAGCAAAATTTTTAAGGGCATGGTTTCATTTTCAAAGTTTCAAAATATGGGGAGGTTATGCACCGCTTTCACTAGCAGTTGTAGATGACCTTAATAATGCAGCATTACCAAATTCTACACCAGCAGAGACAATCTCTGCAATTTTAGCAGATTTTCAATTTGCAGCAGACAACCTGCCAGAATCTTGGGATAGCCAAAACACAGGGAGAGCAACAGCATGGGCCGCTACAGCATATTTGGGGAAAACACATTTGTATAATGGTGATTTATCCGCTGCGCAGCCATTTTTTCAAGATGTGTATGATAATGGTCCTTATTCCTTAATGGCTGATTATGCATCTGTTTTTGATTATGATTTTGAAAACAATCAGGAATCGATTTTTGAAATACAATTTGCCTCTAACTCTGATGATAATGGTTGGGTATTAGATGATTTCCATACTGAAAACTTTAAGGCATCACAAGGATATCATAGAGGAGCAGATCAAGATACCTCCAATGGGTCTTTATATGAACCAAGTGTAGATTACGTAAACAGCTCTGATCCAGATGATCCTAGATTGTCAACCAATATATATAGAGAAGGAGACACTTATTATGGCTTTGGATTTGATTTTGTTCTTGGAGATATAACTGCTGAGACAGGTTCTACAGGCTATTTGATTAAAAAATATAGAGGTGAAAATATTGCCAAAATGGCTCCACTCAATTTTGTTGTTGACTATAACAATGAACGGATTTTCAGATTTGCAGACCTAATATTAATGTATGCAGAAACTTTGATTGAGTCAGATCCAACATTAGCCACCCAATTGATAAATGAAGTACGCTTAAGATCATTCCCAGCTGCTACAGCAGTTCCAGCTGGTTTAAGTACAGCCGACCTTACAGATGCACTTCGTTTGGAAAGAAGATTGGAATTGGCTTTTGAAGGTCATCGATATTTTGATTTAGTACGATGGGGTATTGCACAAGAGACGTTTGACGCCTTAGACACAGCAGAAATAGAAAATACCTGGGACACTCAGACTGCCAATGGTATTTTCCCATTACCACAAACAGAAATTGACCGAAGCGGTGGTGTTTTATCACAAATTGACGGATTATAA
- a CDS encoding SusC/RagA family TonB-linked outer membrane protein, which translates to MTNKKLLTAFIALIFMVAGYAQQKTVTGTVTIDGEPLPGVNVVVKGTSNGVSTNFDGNYSININDSDTVLIFSYLGFETQEASIDGRTVVNVVMVESAESLDEVVVVGYGTQSKKDLTGAVETLSSEEITRNPTTSLDQALGGQVAGVFIANRGGDAAAPINVRIRGVGTTGNNQPLFVVDGIPLVQTTNQTVNTGSNTESNPLATLNPNDIESINVLKDASAAAIYGARAANGVVIITTKRGKAGETKVTYDVYTTIAERRGDFDVLNTEQYIEYQGLLGTDLSQYSGNPTYDWQDAVFRTGITQNHNISVSGGTENANYSVSAGYIDQKGIQLAQNFERYTFSANSDIKVGKRLKFGESLTIGLADRLVQSEPGAQAAFTAARNAPFIPIFDPNGPLGYSVIDDTTASGLLFTDASNQIVALNDLQANETRVKTSRILGSIYGELEIIKGLKYRFTAGLDYQVGEGQWYQDLYNFGVGNDNATFSSLLVKERPIEKTVNISNILTYDTSFGKHTFSFLVGHEETDFTFTKVRGQAGNLLNSSVLFVNTGETSSVNEEGDQWAIRGYLGRINYNYDSKYLLTVNLRRDETSRFSQDNRADYFPSFALGWRASEESFLNDSEWLDNLKVRASWGQAGNQFTGANFAYLSQLIFTPAYVIGDDQTVTIAPTSIVFANEDLKWEKSNQTNIGIDMTVLNNSLDLSIDYYRKVTKDILVGVTFPTVTGFALPTDVNLGQVLNTGLEFSANYSNSIGEDFKYGISANLSTLKNEVLDLDDNIILAGAFGSNVSRTIVGEPIGHFFGYQTDGLYQTDAEAAAALPDEQAFGTTGAGDVRFVDVNGDGEITPEDRTKIGSPIPTYYYGLTLTAGYKNFDASIFFQGVGGNEIYNQTRQNFETMLGQGNATTSILNRWTGEGTSNSFPRLDPSNANNNARFSDRWVESGAYTRLKNIQIGYNFDSEWLTKISNGFISNARLYLGAQNIAVFTKYSGLDPEVTRAFSFQKGENTLSTGIDDGYAPPAPTTVQLGARITF; encoded by the coding sequence ATGACAAACAAAAAATTACTCACGGCATTCATTGCGCTAATTTTTATGGTCGCAGGATATGCCCAGCAAAAGACCGTAACCGGTACCGTCACTATTGACGGCGAACCACTACCAGGGGTCAATGTAGTAGTTAAGGGCACATCCAATGGTGTCTCCACCAATTTTGACGGAAACTACTCAATCAATATAAATGATTCAGATACTGTTTTGATATTTTCATACCTCGGTTTTGAAACTCAGGAAGCATCTATTGATGGGCGCACTGTTGTTAACGTAGTGATGGTTGAAAGCGCCGAAAGCCTGGATGAAGTTGTAGTAGTAGGTTACGGAACCCAAAGCAAAAAAGATTTAACCGGTGCCGTTGAAACTTTATCTTCAGAAGAAATAACAAGAAACCCAACTACTTCTCTGGATCAAGCACTAGGTGGGCAAGTTGCTGGTGTATTCATTGCGAATAGAGGCGGTGACGCAGCTGCTCCTATTAATGTAAGGATACGTGGTGTGGGGACTACAGGAAACAATCAGCCTTTATTTGTTGTTGATGGTATTCCTTTAGTTCAAACTACAAATCAAACGGTAAATACGGGGTCTAACACAGAAAGTAACCCTTTAGCTACGTTAAACCCGAATGACATTGAATCCATAAATGTTTTAAAAGATGCATCTGCCGCTGCAATTTATGGAGCCAGAGCAGCCAACGGAGTTGTTATTATAACAACTAAAAGAGGTAAAGCAGGTGAGACAAAGGTTACATATGATGTTTATACCACAATTGCAGAAAGAAGAGGTGACTTTGATGTTCTTAACACAGAACAATACATAGAATACCAAGGGCTCTTGGGTACTGATTTAAGTCAATATAGTGGGAATCCAACCTATGACTGGCAAGATGCTGTTTTTAGAACTGGAATTACTCAAAACCATAACATCTCTGTTAGTGGTGGTACAGAAAATGCAAATTATAGTGTTTCGGCAGGATATATTGATCAAAAAGGTATTCAATTGGCTCAAAATTTTGAAAGATATACGTTCTCAGCCAACTCTGATATTAAAGTTGGGAAGCGTTTAAAGTTTGGAGAGTCATTGACCATTGGTTTGGCTGATAGATTGGTGCAATCAGAACCTGGTGCGCAAGCCGCATTTACAGCTGCTCGGAATGCACCCTTTATTCCAATCTTTGATCCAAACGGCCCTCTTGGCTATTCCGTGATTGACGATACTACAGCCAGTGGACTTCTTTTTACAGATGCATCTAACCAAATTGTGGCATTGAATGATCTTCAAGCCAATGAGACAAGGGTTAAAACCAGCAGAATATTGGGAAGTATCTATGGAGAACTGGAAATAATTAAAGGATTGAAGTATAGATTCACAGCTGGTCTTGACTACCAAGTAGGAGAAGGACAATGGTATCAAGACTTGTATAATTTTGGGGTTGGGAATGACAACGCTACCTTTTCTAGTTTATTGGTAAAAGAGAGGCCAATAGAAAAAACGGTTAACATTTCTAATATCTTAACCTATGATACTAGTTTTGGAAAGCATACATTTTCATTCTTGGTAGGACATGAAGAAACTGATTTTACTTTTACCAAAGTCAGAGGACAGGCAGGTAACTTGTTAAATTCTTCTGTTCTATTCGTTAATACCGGTGAAACTTCTTCTGTCAATGAAGAGGGAGATCAATGGGCAATACGGGGTTATTTAGGGAGAATAAATTACAACTATGACAGTAAATATTTATTGACGGTTAACTTAAGGCGAGATGAAACCTCTAGATTCTCACAAGATAATAGAGCAGATTATTTTCCATCTTTTGCGCTAGGTTGGAGAGCTAGTGAAGAATCATTTTTAAATGATTCCGAATGGCTTGACAATTTAAAGGTCAGAGCCTCATGGGGTCAAGCGGGAAATCAATTTACAGGTGCTAATTTTGCTTATTTAAGCCAACTCATCTTTACGCCTGCATATGTTATAGGTGATGACCAAACGGTAACTATTGCACCTACTTCAATTGTTTTTGCAAATGAAGATTTGAAATGGGAAAAGAGTAATCAAACGAACATTGGTATTGATATGACCGTTCTTAATAATAGTTTAGATTTGAGTATTGACTATTACAGAAAGGTTACCAAAGATATTTTAGTGGGAGTAACATTCCCAACTGTTACTGGTTTTGCTTTACCCACCGATGTTAACCTTGGACAAGTATTAAATACTGGATTGGAGTTCTCAGCAAACTATTCAAATTCTATTGGTGAAGATTTCAAATATGGGATTTCAGCAAACCTATCAACACTTAAAAATGAAGTTCTTGATTTGGACGACAATATTATCCTAGCAGGTGCTTTCGGAAGTAATGTAAGTAGAACCATTGTAGGTGAGCCTATTGGACATTTCTTTGGTTATCAAACCGATGGCCTCTACCAGACTGATGCGGAAGCAGCAGCAGCATTACCAGACGAGCAGGCCTTTGGAACCACTGGTGCAGGGGATGTTCGTTTTGTAGATGTAAATGGGGATGGGGAAATTACTCCTGAAGATAGAACAAAAATTGGCAGTCCAATACCAACATACTATTATGGGTTAACTCTAACTGCTGGATATAAGAACTTTGATGCATCAATATTCTTCCAAGGTGTTGGCGGAAATGAAATCTATAATCAAACTAGACAAAATTTTGAGACTATGTTAGGTCAAGGAAATGCTACTACTAGTATTTTAAATAGATGGACTGGGGAAGGCACAAGCAACTCCTTCCCAAGGTTAGATCCTTCAAATGCCAATAACAATGCCCGTTTTTCAGATCGTTGGGTAGAAAGTGGGGCTTATACTCGTCTAAAAAATATACAAATAGGGTATAACTTTGATAGCGAATGGCTTACCAAAATATCCAATGGATTTATTTCCAATGCTAGACTATATCTAGGAGCGCAAAATATTGCAGTATTCACTAAGTATTCAGGTCTAGATCCTGAGGTTACCAGAGCATTCAGCTTTCAAAAAGGAGAAAATACATTGTCTACCGGTATTGATGATGGATATGCACCTCCTGCTCCAACAACAGTTCAATTAGGCGCAAGGATAACTTTTTAA
- a CDS encoding class II D-tagatose-bisphosphate aldolase non-catalytic subunit has translation MNTDLRSAAKAENISLLDYILRENKKLAKETNINRTIFAACPNSIAVMKASLNSAKRCNAPIKFATTLNQVDLDGGYTGFTPRQFVNKIRQYAKSINLKTPVIIAIDHGGPWLKDRHRKEGLNYEQTMTEVKATFEAAIEAGYDLIHVDPTIDTTLPKGEIIAIETVAARTVELITHCETYRTRNDFPKIAYEVGTEEVHGGLVDLTVFTKFFELLKTGLQREGLTDVWPCFVVGKVGTDLHTTEFDPEVAKTIVGIAAEYGSVIKGHYSDNVTNPEAYPKSGMGGANVGPEFTEREYEGLMELEEIEKQLHNENKVAKLSNIKKSLWNAVIDSGRWRKWLSEGENSDDFYKNSFERQEWLIKTGCRYIWQNHEVVACRVELYENLENNGVKAEQILLAHIERAMDKYFYKFNLINLNDILQERTLEVV, from the coding sequence ATGAATACAGATTTAAGATCTGCGGCAAAAGCAGAAAACATATCCTTATTGGATTATATATTGAGGGAAAACAAAAAACTTGCAAAAGAGACCAATATAAATAGGACAATTTTTGCAGCTTGCCCAAATTCAATTGCGGTAATGAAAGCTTCTTTGAATTCAGCTAAAAGATGCAATGCCCCAATAAAATTTGCAACCACACTTAATCAAGTAGATTTGGATGGTGGCTATACGGGTTTTACCCCCAGACAATTTGTAAATAAGATTAGACAGTATGCCAAATCCATCAATTTAAAAACGCCTGTTATTATTGCCATTGACCATGGTGGACCTTGGCTTAAAGACCGTCACAGAAAGGAGGGTCTCAATTATGAACAGACCATGACAGAAGTTAAGGCTACTTTTGAAGCGGCAATCGAAGCTGGATATGATTTAATCCATGTTGATCCCACTATAGATACTACATTACCAAAAGGTGAGATTATTGCTATTGAAACAGTAGCGGCAAGAACGGTAGAGCTTATCACTCATTGTGAAACATATAGAACAAGAAATGATTTCCCTAAGATAGCATATGAAGTAGGTACTGAAGAAGTGCATGGTGGTCTGGTAGACCTCACTGTTTTCACTAAATTCTTTGAACTTTTAAAGACAGGTCTACAGAGAGAGGGCCTTACAGATGTATGGCCATGCTTTGTAGTTGGAAAAGTAGGAACAGATCTGCATACCACAGAATTTGACCCCGAAGTCGCAAAAACTATTGTCGGTATCGCGGCAGAATATGGAAGTGTTATAAAAGGACATTATTCAGATAACGTTACCAATCCAGAAGCGTATCCTAAATCTGGAATGGGAGGTGCAAATGTTGGCCCGGAATTTACTGAACGCGAGTATGAAGGTCTTATGGAATTGGAAGAGATTGAAAAGCAGTTGCATAATGAAAACAAAGTTGCAAAGCTTTCTAACATTAAAAAGTCACTTTGGAATGCGGTTATAGATTCTGGAAGATGGAGGAAATGGTTGAGCGAAGGTGAAAATTCAGATGATTTTTATAAAAACTCTTTTGAAAGACAAGAGTGGTTGATTAAGACAGGATGCCGGTATATTTGGCAAAATCATGAGGTGGTCGCATGCAGGGTGGAACTCTATGAAAATCTAGAAAATAATGGTGTAAAAGCAGAGCAGATTCTTTTGGCGCATATCGAAAGGGCAATGGATAAATATTTTTATAAGTTCAATTTGATCAATTTAAATGATATTTTACAAGAAAGAACTTTAGAAGTGGTTTGA
- a CDS encoding carbohydrate kinase family protein, which translates to MKNYDVLVVGELNVDIILDKIQGFPEIGKEILSKHLNITLGSSSAIFASNLSSLGTSVAFLGKIGNDTFSTLIKESLGRKKVNTDFVISSEEYQTGLTMVMNYDMDRANVTFPGAMEHLYEEEVTNDILKTATHLHLSSIFLQTGILKNVVKLFKRAKKLGLTTSMDPQWDPSELWDINLEELLPHIDVFLPNAEEFKLITGCETIASGIEKVKSFSNIIVIKDGAKGAHLWNPNSEEQFITMPAFLNKDVADCIGAGDSFDAGFISSFLEGKDLKQCLEIGNITGAINTTASGGTSAFEDIEAIKKTAKTKFSYNL; encoded by the coding sequence ATGAAGAACTATGATGTTTTAGTGGTTGGAGAGCTTAATGTTGATATTATCCTTGACAAGATTCAGGGTTTTCCAGAAATAGGGAAAGAAATTTTGTCAAAACATCTCAATATAACACTGGGAAGCAGTTCAGCCATATTTGCAAGTAACCTAAGTTCTTTAGGTACAAGCGTAGCTTTTTTGGGCAAAATTGGAAATGATACATTTTCAACCTTGATCAAAGAATCCCTTGGGCGTAAAAAAGTAAACACTGATTTTGTTATCAGTTCAGAAGAGTACCAAACAGGTTTGACAATGGTCATGAACTATGACATGGATAGGGCAAATGTTACATTTCCTGGGGCCATGGAACATCTTTACGAAGAAGAGGTCACCAATGATATCTTGAAAACCGCAACACATTTACACCTAAGCTCCATTTTTTTACAGACCGGAATTTTAAAGAATGTCGTCAAACTTTTCAAGAGGGCAAAAAAATTAGGCCTTACAACCTCAATGGACCCTCAATGGGATCCCTCGGAGTTATGGGATATAAATCTAGAAGAGCTTTTACCACATATTGACGTTTTTCTGCCCAACGCTGAAGAATTCAAACTAATTACAGGTTGTGAAACCATAGCTTCAGGTATCGAAAAAGTGAAATCTTTTTCAAACATCATTGTTATTAAAGATGGAGCAAAAGGTGCCCATCTTTGGAATCCCAATAGTGAAGAACAATTCATAACCATGCCAGCTTTCTTGAATAAAGACGTAGCGGATTGTATTGGTGCAGGTGACAGTTTCGATGCAGGTTTTATTTCCTCTTTTTTAGAAGGTAAGGATTTAAAACAATGCTTGGAAATAGGCAATATTACAGGCGCCATCAATACAACTGCATCTGGAGGCACTTCTGCTTTTGAAGATATTGAAGCCATAAAAAAAACAGCTAAGACAAAGTTTTCTTATAACCTATGA